In Symmachiella dynata, the following are encoded in one genomic region:
- a CDS encoding DUF1553 domain-containing protein — translation MRLPEQKLRFPSLIMCCGMALLLASCPVAWGGQEIGNPSQLVLEPAQVQLNGTRATQQLQVSGILSENNVRDLTGAAEFTSSDEAIVKVVDGVALPVANGTAEITATAGGQTAKIAVTVAGMETPSPVSFKNGTIAALSKAGCNMGACHGSPSGKAGFRLSLRGYDPALDIVTLRTEFFGRRTNAMAPEESLILTKPLMQVAHGGGRRLHKTDPGYKILRDWIGEGLRLDAESVPDVVKVEVFPSKRVFQPGSDRQQLRVDAHFSDGTVRDVTAIAVYSSSNESVATVGDAGLVSKHTRGESAVLVRYLDKMETSYITFLDDVEGFAWNNPPENNFVDSLVFAKLNQLQILPSELCSDEEFLRRAYLDTTGRLPTIEESQAFLSRSEENKRALLIDHLLDTDDFASYWTLKWGDILRSNSKKLNAKGVHKFRRWIYDAVRTDKPIDQFTRELLTAQGSVFENPPANYWRASRDPLDATETTAQLFLGIRIQCAKCHNHPFEKWTQDNYYGIGAVFARVGRKTGFEKDDEIIFVSNSGEVKQPRTGQTMKPHLLLKGDVDVPEGQDRREVFAEWLTAADNPFFAKVAVNRIWGHLMGRGIVEPVDDFRDSNPPSNAPLLDKLAEDFIANNYSRKWAIRTIMNSRTYQLSSRKNDFNDTDEIYNSHAGTRMLSAEQLLDAICQVTSVPENFKGLPVGFRAVELPDPPTDHYFLKIFGQPQREMACACERSNESNLSQALQMINGPVVHNKLRDDKGRIAAAIAAGKDNATIITELYLAALSRQPAEEELAAAIKHVGDTKDKERRMTLEDVGWALLNSKEFLFQH, via the coding sequence ATGCGGCTGCCCGAACAGAAACTCCGGTTTCCGTCCCTGATCATGTGCTGTGGCATGGCTCTGCTTTTGGCCTCATGCCCTGTGGCTTGGGGCGGACAAGAGATCGGCAATCCGTCCCAACTCGTTTTGGAACCGGCGCAGGTCCAACTCAACGGGACCCGGGCGACGCAGCAATTGCAGGTGTCGGGCATCCTCTCCGAAAACAACGTCCGGGATTTGACGGGAGCCGCCGAGTTCACGTCGTCCGACGAAGCCATCGTCAAAGTCGTCGACGGTGTCGCTCTGCCGGTCGCCAACGGAACGGCGGAAATCACCGCAACCGCCGGCGGGCAAACCGCCAAGATCGCCGTCACAGTCGCCGGGATGGAAACGCCCTCACCGGTCAGCTTCAAAAACGGCACCATCGCCGCCCTCTCCAAAGCGGGTTGCAACATGGGTGCCTGCCACGGTTCCCCCTCCGGCAAAGCTGGTTTTCGGTTGTCGCTGCGTGGCTATGATCCGGCGCTCGATATCGTCACGCTTCGCACCGAATTCTTCGGTCGCCGCACCAATGCGATGGCTCCGGAAGAAAGTCTGATTCTCACTAAACCGCTGATGCAAGTCGCCCATGGCGGCGGACGGCGACTTCATAAAACCGACCCCGGTTACAAGATCCTCCGCGATTGGATTGGCGAAGGATTGCGGCTCGATGCCGAATCCGTCCCAGACGTCGTGAAGGTCGAAGTCTTCCCTAGCAAACGCGTCTTCCAACCCGGCAGCGACCGCCAACAACTCCGCGTCGATGCCCATTTCAGCGATGGCACTGTCCGCGACGTCACGGCCATTGCCGTCTATAGTTCGTCCAACGAATCGGTCGCCACGGTGGGTGACGCGGGTCTGGTTTCGAAACACACACGCGGCGAGTCCGCCGTGCTGGTCCGCTATTTGGACAAAATGGAGACCTCCTACATCACCTTCTTGGATGACGTCGAAGGGTTTGCCTGGAACAATCCTCCGGAAAACAACTTCGTCGATTCGCTGGTCTTCGCCAAACTGAACCAACTACAAATCCTGCCATCGGAGCTTTGTTCGGATGAGGAATTCCTCCGCCGCGCCTACCTGGATACGACGGGACGGCTCCCCACGATTGAGGAATCACAAGCCTTCCTCAGCCGTTCGGAGGAAAACAAACGCGCTCTGCTGATCGACCATTTGCTGGACACCGACGATTTCGCATCGTATTGGACGCTCAAATGGGGCGACATTCTGCGGTCCAATAGCAAAAAGCTGAATGCCAAAGGCGTGCACAAATTCCGCCGTTGGATTTACGATGCTGTCCGTACCGACAAACCGATTGACCAATTCACGCGGGAACTGTTAACCGCACAGGGCAGCGTGTTTGAGAACCCGCCGGCCAACTATTGGCGGGCCAGTCGCGATCCGTTGGACGCTACCGAAACCACAGCCCAACTTTTCCTCGGCATTCGCATTCAATGTGCCAAATGCCACAACCATCCCTTCGAGAAGTGGACGCAGGACAATTACTACGGCATTGGCGCCGTCTTCGCTCGCGTCGGTCGCAAGACCGGTTTCGAGAAGGACGACGAAATCATCTTCGTCAGCAACTCCGGTGAGGTCAAACAACCGCGGACCGGACAAACCATGAAGCCGCACCTGTTGCTCAAGGGAGACGTCGATGTTCCCGAGGGCCAGGATCGCCGCGAAGTCTTCGCCGAGTGGCTGACTGCTGCGGACAACCCTTTCTTCGCCAAGGTGGCCGTCAATCGCATTTGGGGACATCTGATGGGACGGGGCATCGTCGAACCGGTCGACGACTTCCGCGATTCCAATCCCCCCTCGAACGCGCCGCTGCTCGACAAGTTGGCTGAAGATTTCATTGCCAACAACTACAGCCGCAAATGGGCGATTCGCACGATCATGAACAGCCGGACGTACCAGCTCAGTTCGCGGAAAAACGATTTCAACGACACCGACGAAATCTACAACTCGCACGCCGGCACCCGCATGCTCAGCGCCGAACAGTTGCTCGACGCGATTTGCCAAGTGACTTCGGTTCCGGAAAACTTCAAAGGCCTGCCGGTCGGTTTCCGTGCCGTCGAATTGCCTGATCCGCCCACCGATCACTACTTCTTGAAGATCTTCGGCCAACCGCAACGCGAAATGGCCTGTGCCTGCGAACGCAGCAACGAGTCGAACCTGTCGCAAGCCCTGCAAATGATCAACGGACCGGTCGTGCACAACAAGTTGCGTGACGACAAAGGCCGCATCGCCGCAGCCATCGCCGCCGGCAAAGACAATGCGACAATCATCACCGAGTTGTACCTGGCTGCCCTCAGCCGCCAACCTGCCGAAGAAGAATTGGCCGCCGCCATAAAACATGTCGGCGACACCAAGGACAAAGAACGCCGTATGACGTTGGAAGACGTCGGGTGGGCCCTGTTGAACTCGAAGGAATTCCTGTTCCAACACTAA
- a CDS encoding sugar phosphate isomerase/epimerase family protein translates to MKRTSIGSWAYTIGPYADNPVDFETVCTKLKELGFDGVELGGFPPHPNPDDLPEKSQRDELVGKMKEWGLDFSGLAANLWGEELINTADQSKYIAEFAKNAQFCEDVGIKGIRVDCVQPPTILDDVDYDTAFQRVTETWKKCCPIAADHGLYITWECEPGFAFNKPSDAVKILDAIPNENFGLQYDTCHGQMVAVNGSRHYGEKEILPGGQLEFISMVSGRINHIHLIDSDNKCHKDDNGEDETSSHPPFGDGVLDFDEIVPALAKEKLPHDWWTIDLCFWPNAWDATAKCKKALDELVAKYG, encoded by the coding sequence ATGAAACGCACGTCAATCGGATCATGGGCCTACACGATCGGACCCTATGCCGACAATCCTGTCGACTTTGAGACCGTTTGCACCAAACTCAAGGAACTCGGATTCGACGGCGTCGAATTGGGTGGATTTCCCCCGCATCCCAATCCAGATGACTTGCCGGAAAAATCGCAGCGTGATGAACTCGTTGGCAAGATGAAAGAATGGGGACTCGACTTCAGCGGGTTGGCCGCCAATCTGTGGGGCGAGGAGCTGATCAATACGGCTGACCAGTCGAAATACATCGCCGAATTCGCCAAGAACGCCCAATTCTGCGAGGACGTGGGCATTAAAGGGATTCGTGTCGATTGCGTACAACCACCGACCATTCTGGATGACGTCGACTACGACACGGCGTTTCAGCGTGTGACCGAAACCTGGAAAAAGTGCTGCCCGATCGCCGCCGATCACGGTCTGTACATCACCTGGGAATGCGAACCGGGGTTTGCGTTTAATAAACCGTCGGATGCGGTGAAGATCCTCGATGCGATTCCGAACGAGAATTTCGGTCTGCAATACGATACCTGTCACGGTCAAATGGTGGCCGTCAACGGGTCGCGGCATTATGGTGAAAAAGAGATTTTGCCGGGCGGACAATTGGAGTTCATCAGCATGGTCTCGGGCCGGATCAATCACATTCACCTGATCGATTCGGACAACAAATGCCACAAGGACGACAACGGCGAAGACGAAACGAGCAGCCATCCGCCATTCGGCGACGGCGTGTTGGATTTCGACGAAATCGTGCCCGCCCTGGCGAAAGAAAAATTGCCACACGACTGGTGGACGATCGACCTCTGTTTCTGGCCCAACGCCTGGGACGCCACCGCCAAATGCAAAAAGGCACTGGACGAATTGGTCGCCAAATACGGTTGA
- the tnpA gene encoding IS200/IS605 family transposase, whose translation MSRNFYSEINLHIVWHTKQSRPLLSLEIETATHAFLRKRLVDSEGVYVHEIGGTENHVHICLTVLPTVLVSELIGQLKGASAHEMNQNQPTRDKVLQWQSGYGVVSFGTKDLPWVREYIRNQKQHHAAGSVHERLERMTQD comes from the coding sequence ATGTCGCGGAATTTTTACAGCGAGATCAATCTGCACATCGTCTGGCATACGAAACAGAGTCGCCCATTGCTGTCACTGGAAATCGAAACCGCAACGCACGCATTTTTGCGAAAGCGCTTGGTCGATTCGGAGGGCGTGTACGTCCACGAGATCGGTGGAACAGAAAATCACGTACATATTTGTTTGACTGTGCTGCCGACGGTATTGGTTAGCGAATTGATCGGGCAACTCAAAGGGGCCTCGGCCCACGAGATGAATCAGAATCAGCCGACACGGGACAAGGTCCTGCAGTGGCAATCGGGCTACGGAGTCGTTAGTTTTGGAACCAAGGATCTGCCCTGGGTCCGCGAATATATACGGAATCAAAAACAGCATCATGCGGCAGGGAGCGTGCATGAGCGTTTGGAACGGATGACGCAGGATTGA
- a CDS encoding Gfo/Idh/MocA family protein, which produces MTKPLNIGLIGYGFMGRTHSNAYRQVSKFFDLEYQPVLKACCARNEEKIKEFAENWGWESYETDWRKLIARDDIDAIDIGSPNNTHYEMALAAAEAGKMILCEKPLAMDVAQAEAMTAAVEKAGVANMVWYNYRRVPAITLAHQLVKEGRIGRPFHYRATYLQDWTIAEDVPQGGATLWRLDAAVAGSGVTGDLLAHSIDTAIWLNGPITSVSAATETFVKERMHQDTGEMQPVSIDDACMFLARFENGSMGTFESSRYARGRKNYNTFEMNGEDGSVFFDLEDPQILQFFEYANPTTGKKVEDHLTGWRRIHVTNFEHPYMDRWWVPGCTIGYEHTFTNALSDFLKGLETGEPAQPTFRDALQTQKVCDAVLESARERIWIDIN; this is translated from the coding sequence ATGACCAAACCGTTGAATATTGGCCTGATCGGCTACGGATTTATGGGCCGGACGCATTCCAATGCGTATCGACAGGTCAGCAAGTTTTTTGATCTGGAGTATCAACCGGTTCTCAAAGCGTGTTGCGCCCGCAATGAGGAAAAGATCAAAGAGTTCGCGGAAAACTGGGGTTGGGAATCCTATGAGACCGATTGGCGGAAACTGATTGCCCGCGATGACATCGATGCGATCGACATCGGCTCGCCGAACAATACGCATTACGAAATGGCACTTGCCGCTGCTGAAGCGGGGAAAATGATTCTCTGTGAGAAGCCGCTGGCGATGGATGTGGCGCAGGCCGAAGCGATGACCGCTGCCGTGGAAAAAGCGGGCGTGGCCAATATGGTTTGGTACAACTACCGCCGCGTCCCGGCCATTACGCTCGCTCACCAACTGGTCAAAGAAGGCCGCATAGGTCGACCGTTTCATTATCGCGCGACCTATCTGCAGGACTGGACGATCGCCGAAGACGTTCCGCAAGGAGGAGCGACGTTATGGCGGTTGGATGCGGCTGTTGCCGGGAGCGGCGTGACGGGGGACCTGTTGGCCCACTCGATCGATACGGCGATTTGGCTCAACGGCCCGATCACCTCAGTCAGTGCTGCTACGGAAACGTTCGTCAAAGAACGGATGCATCAGGACACGGGCGAAATGCAACCGGTCAGCATCGACGATGCCTGCATGTTTCTGGCGCGTTTTGAAAACGGCTCGATGGGGACCTTTGAGAGTTCGCGTTATGCACGCGGCCGTAAGAATTACAACACGTTCGAAATGAACGGCGAAGATGGTTCGGTCTTCTTCGATCTGGAAGACCCGCAGATTTTGCAATTCTTCGAATACGCCAATCCCACCACCGGCAAGAAAGTCGAAGACCACTTGACCGGTTGGCGGCGGATTCACGTGACGAACTTTGAGCATCCCTACATGGACCGCTGGTGGGTGCCGGGTTGCACGATCGGCTACGAACACACCTTCACCAACGCCCTGTCCGATTTCCTCAAAGGTCTGGAAACCGGCGAACCAGCGCAACCCACCTTCCGCGATGCCTTGCAAACACAAAAAGTCTGCGATGCCGTGCTGGAAAGCGCCCGGGAACGGATTTGGATTGATATCAACTAG
- a CDS encoding 3-keto-disaccharide hydrolase, whose product MKRFSGWTSVLAVTAIICGGALAAEPVTPKGFRAIFNGKDLTGWHGDNPHQTAKAPAEEKKAAIEAQQAEFLAHWSVDNGELVNDGHGPYATTDEEYGDIDFLIDYKTVAKADSGIYLRGAPQVQIWDYTEEGGKWDRNADKGSGGLFNNRANTPGQLPLVLADRPFGEWNQFRIRQIGSRTWVYLNDKLVVENAIMENYWDKDRKKPLPARGPIHLQTHGGEIRWRNIAVRDIPGEEANEILRGDDEAQGFTSLFNGKDLTGWTGALDSYEVIDGTLRCKEGAGSVLFTEEEYGDFVARIEFKLPPGGNNGLAIRYPGKGQASTVGMTEIQILDDTAEKYAKLDPRQYNGSVYGMIPAHRGYLRPVGEWNYEEVTVKGSKIKVELNGTVIVDGDVSQVTEFKDDTEHPGKDRTTGYFGLTGHKDPVEFRNIAIKRLD is encoded by the coding sequence ATGAAACGTTTCAGTGGATGGACATCGGTGTTGGCCGTAACGGCAATCATTTGCGGCGGCGCATTGGCCGCTGAGCCGGTCACCCCCAAAGGGTTCCGGGCAATATTCAACGGTAAAGATCTGACCGGTTGGCATGGTGACAATCCGCACCAAACGGCCAAAGCGCCCGCCGAGGAAAAAAAAGCAGCCATTGAGGCACAACAAGCGGAGTTCCTCGCTCATTGGAGTGTGGACAACGGCGAACTGGTCAATGACGGACACGGACCGTACGCGACCACCGATGAGGAATATGGCGACATCGATTTTCTAATCGACTACAAAACCGTGGCGAAGGCAGACAGCGGCATTTATCTACGCGGCGCTCCACAGGTGCAAATTTGGGACTATACCGAAGAGGGTGGCAAGTGGGATCGTAATGCCGACAAAGGTTCCGGCGGGCTGTTCAACAACCGCGCCAATACACCGGGCCAACTTCCGCTCGTGTTGGCCGACCGGCCGTTCGGCGAATGGAACCAGTTCCGCATCCGGCAAATCGGCAGCCGCACCTGGGTGTATCTCAACGACAAACTTGTCGTCGAGAATGCCATCATGGAAAACTATTGGGACAAAGACCGCAAAAAACCGCTGCCCGCACGCGGACCGATTCACCTGCAAACTCATGGTGGCGAAATCCGTTGGCGGAATATCGCCGTGCGGGACATCCCCGGCGAAGAGGCCAACGAAATCCTCCGTGGCGACGACGAAGCCCAAGGTTTTACGTCGCTGTTTAACGGCAAGGACCTGACCGGTTGGACCGGCGCTTTGGATAGCTACGAAGTCATCGACGGCACGCTACGCTGCAAAGAAGGAGCGGGGAGTGTGCTCTTCACCGAAGAGGAATACGGCGATTTTGTCGCCCGCATCGAATTCAAACTCCCCCCCGGCGGCAATAATGGCTTGGCGATTCGCTACCCGGGCAAAGGGCAAGCTTCGACGGTCGGGATGACCGAAATTCAAATCCTGGATGATACAGCTGAGAAATACGCCAAACTCGACCCGCGGCAATACAACGGGTCCGTCTACGGCATGATCCCCGCCCATCGCGGCTACTTGCGACCGGTTGGCGAATGGAACTATGAAGAAGTGACCGTCAAGGGTTCGAAGATCAAAGTCGAACTCAACGGTACGGTGATCGTCGACGGCGACGTCAGCCAAGTCACGGAGTTCAAAGACGACACCGAGCATCCCGGCAAAGACCGCACCACGGGCTACTTCGGTTTAACCGGCCACAAGGACCCCGTCGAATTCCGCAACATCGCGATCAAGCGATTGGACTGA
- a CDS encoding Gfo/Idh/MocA family protein, which yields MQDNQQSGSSAVTRRRFLGTALATGAATFAAPAILRARNLNERLNIAIVGSGGRGGANLNGVKSENIVALCDVNENNLNAAAKKHPQAAKFTDFRKIYEDPNKFDAVVVSTCEHTHAFATLPALQLGKHVYCEKPLTYNIAEARKIREAAGRANVATQMGTQIHAGDNYRRVVELIQTGAIGDVSEVHVWVSRAWGRHDSLEAGQEAGDPYAIAERPLTTEEVPTGLNWDLWLGPAPKRDFHSTYFPGPKWYRWWDFGNGTMSDLGSHWIDLPFWALNLDHPLTIEASGPQPHPEIAPASMQAVYEYGARGDLPPVRVSWYQGTYKPQMWHEEQIPRWSSGVLFVGDKGMLLSDYGKHVLLPEEQFAGFTPPEQSIPKSRGHYGEWIHACKTGEPTTCNFEYAGWLTEANHLGNVAFRTGKKLQWDAENMRATNAPEAERYIHRDYRKGWSLT from the coding sequence ATGCAAGACAATCAACAATCCGGTAGCAGTGCGGTCACGCGGCGGCGTTTTTTAGGAACAGCGCTCGCAACCGGAGCCGCCACATTTGCCGCCCCGGCCATTTTGCGGGCGCGGAATTTGAATGAACGGCTGAACATCGCCATCGTCGGGTCCGGCGGTCGCGGCGGTGCCAATCTGAACGGCGTCAAATCAGAAAACATCGTTGCCCTATGCGACGTGAACGAAAACAACCTGAACGCCGCCGCTAAGAAACATCCGCAGGCGGCGAAGTTCACCGATTTTCGTAAGATCTACGAGGATCCCAACAAATTTGATGCCGTTGTGGTCAGCACCTGCGAGCACACGCACGCATTCGCCACGCTGCCGGCGTTGCAACTGGGCAAGCATGTCTATTGCGAAAAACCGCTGACCTACAACATCGCGGAAGCCCGCAAAATTCGCGAGGCGGCCGGGCGCGCGAATGTCGCAACGCAAATGGGAACACAGATCCACGCGGGCGACAACTATCGCCGCGTCGTGGAGTTGATCCAAACCGGTGCGATTGGCGACGTGAGTGAAGTACACGTCTGGGTTTCGCGGGCGTGGGGGCGGCATGATAGCCTAGAAGCGGGGCAAGAAGCGGGCGATCCCTACGCCATTGCTGAACGGCCGCTCACAACCGAGGAAGTGCCGACGGGGTTGAATTGGGATTTGTGGCTGGGACCGGCTCCCAAACGCGATTTTCACTCGACCTATTTTCCCGGCCCCAAATGGTACCGCTGGTGGGACTTTGGAAACGGCACAATGTCGGACTTGGGGAGCCATTGGATCGACCTGCCGTTTTGGGCTTTAAATCTCGACCACCCACTGACAATCGAAGCCAGCGGTCCCCAACCGCATCCGGAAATCGCTCCCGCCTCGATGCAAGCGGTCTACGAATACGGAGCACGCGGCGATCTACCACCCGTGCGGGTCTCGTGGTATCAAGGCACCTACAAGCCGCAAATGTGGCATGAGGAACAAATCCCTCGTTGGAGCAGCGGCGTGTTGTTCGTGGGAGACAAAGGGATGCTGCTGTCCGATTACGGCAAGCATGTCTTGCTTCCCGAAGAACAGTTCGCCGGTTTTACTCCGCCGGAACAATCGATTCCCAAGTCCCGCGGCCATTACGGTGAATGGATCCACGCCTGCAAAACGGGCGAGCCGACGACCTGCAACTTCGAATACGCCGGCTGGCTGACCGAAGCCAACCATTTAGGCAACGTCGCTTTCCGCACCGGTAAAAAATTGCAATGGGACGCGGAGAACATGCGAGCCACCAACGCCCCCGAAGCCGAACGGTATATCCATCGCGACTACCGCAAAGGCTGGAGCCTCACCTAA
- a CDS encoding amidohydrolase has product MFKRMIMAVLLLTVAVTTASTANAEDVKTWTDAHVDELVALYKQFHAHPELSFEEQETAAKLAQELKALGAEVETGVGGHGIVAILKNGKGPTVMLRADLDGLPVTEATELPYASKVKTTNENGEQVGVMHACGHDIHITNFIGVARYMAAHRDQWQGTLVMIGQPAEEKGAGAKAMLDDGLFKHFPRPDYAMALHVDSFLETGKVGYRAGFSLANVDSCDITVRGRGGHGSYPQGTIDPIVLAAYLIVDLQTIVSREIAPLEPAVITVGSIHGGTKHNIIPDSCHLQLTIRSYSETVRAHLKEAIIRKTQAVAKSFRAPEPVIKYDMGTPSLFNNERLVDRIVPVFQQALGAENVLESARSMGGEDFSRYGRAGIPIMMFRLGSIDPARMAEAKSAGRPLPSLHSAQYYPEPKETLRTGVTAMTSALLELLKQPKTP; this is encoded by the coding sequence ATGTTCAAACGAATGATCATGGCAGTTTTACTACTGACCGTTGCCGTAACGACTGCATCCACAGCCAATGCAGAGGACGTCAAAACGTGGACCGATGCGCATGTCGACGAACTGGTTGCGCTCTATAAACAGTTTCATGCGCACCCGGAACTTTCGTTTGAAGAGCAAGAAACCGCCGCCAAGTTGGCCCAGGAACTCAAAGCCCTCGGCGCAGAAGTCGAAACGGGAGTCGGCGGGCATGGTATCGTCGCCATTCTAAAAAACGGCAAAGGCCCCACGGTCATGTTGCGCGCCGATCTCGACGGATTGCCGGTCACCGAAGCGACGGAACTGCCCTATGCCTCGAAGGTGAAAACCACGAACGAAAACGGCGAGCAGGTGGGAGTCATGCATGCCTGCGGGCACGATATTCATATCACGAATTTCATCGGCGTGGCGCGGTATATGGCCGCACACCGCGATCAGTGGCAAGGAACGCTCGTCATGATCGGGCAACCGGCTGAGGAGAAGGGGGCGGGCGCCAAAGCGATGCTGGACGACGGTTTGTTTAAGCATTTTCCCCGACCGGACTATGCGATGGCCCTGCATGTCGATAGTTTTTTAGAGACCGGCAAGGTTGGCTACCGGGCCGGGTTTTCATTGGCCAATGTCGATAGCTGCGACATCACCGTCCGCGGCCGCGGCGGACATGGTTCGTATCCCCAAGGGACGATCGACCCGATCGTGCTAGCGGCTTATCTGATCGTCGATTTGCAAACCATCGTCAGTCGCGAAATTGCACCGTTGGAACCGGCGGTGATCACGGTGGGATCGATTCACGGGGGCACCAAACACAACATTATCCCCGACAGTTGTCATCTGCAATTGACGATTCGCAGCTACAGCGAAACGGTCCGCGCACATTTGAAGGAAGCCATCATCCGCAAAACGCAGGCAGTTGCCAAAAGTTTTCGCGCGCCGGAACCGGTGATCAAGTACGACATGGGCACACCGTCGCTCTTCAACAACGAACGGCTGGTCGACCGCATCGTCCCAGTCTTTCAACAGGCATTGGGAGCGGAAAACGTGTTGGAGTCGGCCCGCTCGATGGGTGGTGAAGATTTCAGCCGTTACGGCCGCGCAGGAATTCCCATAATGATGTTTCGCCTCGGCAGCATCGACCCCGCGCGAATGGCCGAAGCCAAATCTGCCGGCCGCCCACTCCCCTCATTGCATTCGGCGCAGTATTACCCAGAGCCCAAAGAAACATTGCGCACCGGTGTCACGGCGATGACCAGTGCGTTGTTGGAATTATTGAAACAACCGAAAACGCCATAG
- a CDS encoding HesA/MoeB/ThiF family protein, protein MEKNTFETCIPQPPALPGGRAAQHENSPPPLIMIKSQPLTDEERATYQWQMWTPGFGEAGQEKLRGASVLVSRVGGLGSVVAYELAAAGIGKLVLAHAGNVKHSDLNRQLLMTHDWLGKPRVESATQRLLELNPRLEIEPIGENISEENAEWIVAQADVIVDCAPLFEERFAMNQQALAQNKPLIECAMYELEGQITTIIPGKTPCLRCLHPEPPPAWKREFPVFGAVSGTVGCMGAMEAIKVISGLGEPLAGRMVTYDLRDMTFRRRNLLRNPTCADCGNIG, encoded by the coding sequence ATGGAAAAAAACACATTCGAGACATGCATCCCCCAGCCCCCGGCTTTGCCGGGGGGTCGCGCTGCACAACACGAAAATTCACCACCCCCATTGATCATGATCAAATCCCAACCACTCACCGATGAAGAACGCGCCACCTATCAGTGGCAAATGTGGACGCCCGGTTTCGGCGAAGCGGGGCAGGAGAAACTGCGGGGGGCCTCGGTGCTTGTCTCCCGGGTCGGGGGACTGGGCAGTGTCGTGGCCTATGAACTGGCAGCGGCGGGGATTGGCAAGTTGGTGTTGGCACATGCCGGCAACGTCAAACACAGCGACCTCAATCGACAACTGTTGATGACGCACGACTGGTTGGGCAAACCGCGGGTGGAATCGGCGACACAGCGGTTGCTGGAACTCAATCCGCGGCTAGAAATCGAACCCATTGGCGAAAACATTTCCGAAGAAAACGCCGAATGGATCGTGGCGCAAGCCGATGTGATCGTCGATTGCGCGCCGCTGTTCGAAGAACGTTTCGCCATGAACCAGCAAGCCTTGGCGCAAAACAAGCCACTGATTGAATGCGCGATGTATGAACTAGAAGGACAGATCACCACCATCATTCCCGGAAAAACCCCCTGCCTCCGCTGCTTGCATCCCGAACCACCGCCGGCCTGGAAGCGGGAATTTCCCGTCTTCGGCGCCGTCTCAGGAACTGTCGGGTGCATGGGCGCCATGGAGGCGATCAAAGTCATTTCCGGTTTGGGCGAACCGCTCGCAGGACGGATGGTGACCTACGACCTACGAGATATGACATTTCGCCGCCGCAATTTGTTACGCAATCCCACCTGTGCCGACTGCGGCAATATTGGGTAA